CCTTTGTTTGAGAAAGTGAAATTATTTTGTAAAGATCATGAGATAAAAGTCTCCAATTTAAGTGATCCGTACAAAGCTGATTGAGGCGGTCTCGCATCCAGAGAGATAACCTCATAATTGAGCATCACTATCGGTTTGATATATTCATTGCTGGTATCGATTCATTGCTAAAAGAAATGAATTATCGCTTTACTGATGAGGTGGTGGAGTTACTTATTCTTAGCTTCGCTTTGGATCCACGTGATAATTACAAAGCTTTCTAGGTAGAAGATATTTGTAAGCTTATGAATGATTTTTATCCGGATGATTTTACGGAGCAGGAAAAGCTACACATGAAGACTCAATGGAGCATTTTCAACTTGATGCTCATCAAATCACGGAGTTGCAGAAAGCTTCTACcaagggcgaagccagaaaatttttttagggggactgaaattaaattgtaatttttaaaggattaaatcaaaattttatcaattttagggGATCAAAGTGTatttttacctttactaatttaaaattttaaagggcctTTAGGGGGGTCGGGGCCCCTGCTAGCCCCCCTAAATTCGCCTCTGGCTTCTACAGTTGCCCAGTTGTGTCAAGTTCTAGCTAAGACAAATAAGTCAAGTATTTatactcttcttgaaagaattatTCATCTTGAGCTAATTCTTCCCATGTCTACTGCAACAACCGGACAAGTATTTTTAGCCATGAAAATTGTGAATACAAGGTTTCACAACAGAATGTAGGatgattttttttcaacttaCTTGGTGGCATACATAAAAAAAGAGATAACTCAAGAATTTTCATCAGATTCTATCATTAATGAGTTCGATCTTATGAAAAAGTGGAGGATGCAATTTAGGATGCCTAGTATTGAGAAATAGGACTAAAaccaaattttttaattaatttttggaaatataatgataattatgaCATTTTTAGTATAGTATAGTATAGTTATTCTTTTTTGCATATTCAAAAGAAATATTTAACTTAATATagtgttatttttttcttttaattttttttacaattaaatcgTTCATACTttctaaaaacaattaaattgatttatttgataaggaaaaaaaatatccGAGAAGAACTgacatttttttatgttaaaaaaaaagtcttcgaaattaaaaattttatccccTTAAAATAAAATCCTGGATCTGTCCCTGCATGCACCATAGACATTTATGTATGAGATGTTATAAGATGAACTATAGATGTATTAATCTGTATCTCCTAGTATCTGTTTCGGATGTAATATTTTTTCTCAATAATTATTACTATTTCATATTCAAGCTCTGTAAGAGCTTATAAACGTGTGCAAGAGACAAATTATGAAAAGATATTACATTCAAACAATGAATGCTATCAAAGAAAATTAATACAATACAGCGAGTAAAACATATTATTAACAACAAAAGaatatattaaaatagaaatgaagacttaataacttaaaaagaaaaaggactagAAATGAAATTTTACCACAGGGGCTTGGGTGGAATTGCCCAAAATACTGGAAAATGCTGACTTGGGTCGGTTAGGTATGCTGGTCTGGTCAATAACCCAACCCGTGGGGTTTggtctcccttttttttttttaatattttgatgtcgTATTTCTCTTCTCTAATTCCCTTGTATTCTTTTTGATGGTTTAGATATAATGGTGGTTTGGGCGGTTGGCTATGGTACTAATGGTGATGCTGAGATGGGAGATTTGGGAGAGTAACCAAACCAGCAAAGTAATAAAATACGCCAGCGACGTTATTGTAGCGATTAAACCAGTAAAACAGCAATGTTCACAACAACAACGTTACAGTACAAATCATCACAATTAAACAAGAAATACATGCAATGTAAAGATAGAGATAGCTACCATCATGCTTTCAACATTGATTCCTTATCAATACTTCGATCCATTTGCCCAATAGTTCTACTATCTGGAACATGACAAAACCGCACATTAGTGATCTCTctactcaaaatttaaaaacaatagtGATTAGTAATAGCATCAACCACACAAAGATGTGATTAAATCAatgatgattttgagttttcatACACCGTATAAATGCAAGGTGTACAAGGATGTTGAAACTaaattaaagatataaaaataataatgcgTGACACATTATAGGAAATATATACGTGAAGTATTATCCATGAGGAAAAACTATAATTAAAAAGTGAAGGAAGTACCTTGGGTCGGCAGTTTAGTGTATTTCAAAGAATTACTCAAAGTCCCGCATCCTTTAAATACACCTATCAAAATGGTGTTTATATATGTCATTTTAGGACGAGCttgtaaatattataatagaaaattagGTATGAGTTGTTGAGGTTTgagattaaattttcaaatttttttaaattttttcttacatcctttatttaaaaataagtttacATTATAAACAGATATTGTTGCACCTCTTACCGTAttagggccagttcttcattgcttttgaaaagtgttgtggaaaagtgtttttgagaagtacttttgagaagtgttttggaaaaatttaagtgtttgatattgctgtcaaaaagtgctttgaaaagtaaaatgtccattttagacatgatattataaagtaacaaatatgtatttaaataatgttcaaattagttaatattatgatattttagtaaaaatataaaaaaataatttattataacttattgttaatattttaatatataatattaattttaaatatttctaagtaattaatattaattatttattaaatttaattagaatatataaactatatttaaatatttaaatataataattaaatatttgtaattagatattggcacaattgtattattttaaaaaatattttttatttttaattaatgcttttaacacatttgtaaaactcatattaaataaccaagaaagagaatacaaaataatagcatcaaacatattttaagtcaaaaagtaaggttaaaaagataaaataacagccaaaagtgctttttggctgaaaaagctaaaatttacTCCTTTTTTATCTCTAAAAAAACTCATcccaaaagttaaaaaagttgCCCCAATGATATGTATTCTTCATTGCTTTTAAGAGAAAAACACTTTTTTTAGTAAAAGTTCATCCCAAAAGTAATGGAGAACACACCCTTAATCTTGGTAAATGTTGTTGACTAGATTCTTTTTGATATTCTTGAGCCTAGAAAGAACATGCTTCATATCTATTCTATCTTTAGGTAGCTAAGATGAACATTCCAAAGCCAATTCCATAATTGTTTTAATAACAatatattcatctttttcctgCACAATATTGGGATCCATTACACTATTTATTCCATTGGATAATGATGTTTTCACCCAATGTTTCATATCCATTTCTCGAGAAAAATATTCGTCTGTAGGTTTTCTTCTTGTAAAGGTTTCCATTAATAGAATACCATAACTATAAACATCACTTTTCACAGAAATAATTCCTGCTAATCCATATTCTgtattttaaacataaaagtaAATCATTGAAATGGTATTATGCTATTAGAGCATCAATAATGAAATGCTAAAATTATAATATCTATACAAGTTGGAATAAAGACATCACCTGGTTCCATATAGCCAACAGTAGCAAGTGTCAGTGTTTGCTTCATGGAATCTCCTTCTCCCAATAGTTTAGCAATTCCAAAATCTCCCACATGCGCAACCTTGTCATTATCCAACAATACGTTACTTGGTTTCAAGTCACAATGTACTACAGGAACAAGAAATCCAAAATGGAGATATTCTAATGCTGATGCAACATCAATCATTATGTTGATTCTTTGTAGGAGATTCAAGGCATGATTGTCAGAATATAACCATTTCTCAAGACTTCCTTTAGGCATGAATTCAAGCACTAAGGCTTTGAAATCAATAGTAGAACAACAAGTAATGACCTTGACAAGATTGCGGTGTAGGATTTTGCCCATCACTTCACACTCAACGTCAAAGCTTCTGAACGCTTCATCTAAATCCGAGTTGAAAACCTTGACTGCGACTTCTGTCCCTTCTGCAAGTATTCCTTTGTATACAGAGCCAAAACTTCCTGAACCAAGGAAGTTGTTGTCATCAAATCCACTAGTCGCTCTCGATAATTGATAATAAGAAATTCTTCTCCAATCTCTAATAGGTACCGGATCTTCAACAATTGCCAAACTTGTACTCTTGTTTTTCCATTTTTTGTAGACAATTATGAGAGCTACAACAATGATAACTGAACCAAATACTGGGATAATATATTTGAAAGCATTCAGAAGGGCCTTGTTGTTTTGTCGAGGAATGTTATTCTTGCAAGGTTGGACCTGTAATCTACGTGAGCCACACAGTGCATAATTGTTCATGAATGATTTCGCTGTGAAGTTCACAAAACATCCGCTATTTGGGATTTCACCTTCTAGTATATTGAAAGACACATCAAAATTTTTTAGATAGGAAAGTCTTTCCAAAGATTTGGGAATGAATCCAGAGATGTTGTTATTAGATAAATCCAACACTTTCAAACTTAGCATGTCACCCAATGATTCAGCAATAGGACCTTGCAATCTATTGTGAGAAAGAAGTAAAACTTGTAAATCTTGGAGACTTCCAAAAGTGGGAGGGATATCACTTGagaaaaaatttctttacaaatccAAATTTGTAATTACCTTCAATTTTCCGATGTCAAACGGAAGTGAACCATTAAAATGGTTTGATGACAAGTTTACTTCTAAGATATCTTTCAAGCTCCAAAAACTAAAAGGTATTGATGAATGCAATTTGTTGGAGGATAGATCTACCTTTCTCAGAGAAATCAAATCACCCAAACATGCGGGTAAAGGTCCATCAAGCTCATTAGCAGCTAATGATAACCCGTATAATCTCTTTAGGCCACAAAGTTCATGTGGGATAGGGCCTTGTAGCTTATTTCCAGTTAAATTCAAAAGTTGGATATTTTTTAACCTTCCTATTGTTCTTGGAATAGATCCACTCAACTCATTGTTAGAAAAGTCTAAATATATAGCATTATTTAGACTACCAATTTCAACGGGAACGCGGCCTCTAATTTTGCAAGCCTCGACCTTAAATTCTTCAAGTGATTTGGAGAGGTTTGAGAGTGAAGTTGGAAGAACGCAGTTTAATGGGTTGGACGATAGAAGTAAAAATCTCAGGTACCTGCAATTTTCCAAGGATTTGAAAAAGCTCGACTCATGAATTGAAGTTTTGGTGGTCAAATTATTAGACCAAAGACCCAATATCTCAAGGGATTTCAAATTGCCGAGTGCATTTGGAATAAGGCCAGAGAATAAATTTAGTTCCAATTCTAATATTCTGAGCTTAGAAGCATTTGAGATAGAATCCGGAATACTTCCGCTAAGAGTATTGCCCCATAGGTAAAAGCTCCTCAAGATTTGAAAGAGCGCTCATGCATGGTATATTAGAATATACCCCATACTTTGCCtatacctttcccatacctacccatactttggaaaggtcaaagttatgggcaccaaatatttatttagtgttgggcatgggaaaatagcaatttttggtccttaagtgaatagtgactttgcaaggtggcccttgaatctcaactataaataggccaaccattgctcattctcatcatcccacatttgccattctctacttaaggcattgttctctctccctatttgtaaagtttcacttgtatttttggagtgaaatatatttggtagtgcccgaggacgtaggcaagatttgccgaacctcgttaaaattctggtgttctttactatttattgttcatattttgtgaatttgattgtagtgatttattgtgctattaaattacgatagagggatattctggctaggaaagacttggtacttaagtgatcctcgtgatccacctctctttcctgggaattgaacttagtgtgattttttagtacaataattttactctttcacacgcttccgcgcaacaattggtatcagagccaggttcgtacttggagaatacgaccgtttacggtactattcacgtatacggcactattcacgtatacggtactgttcacgtatacaatagttgggattgaggagaaaaatggcagcagcatcgtcatcagcaaggactactgtgacaaatgcaaaatttgaagtagagaaatttaacggtaccaataattttggtatgtggcaatgtgagatcctggatgtcttatgtcagcaagagctagatatagcccttgaagaaaaacctgacaagatggatgacaaggagtgggccaagatcaatagacaggcgtgtggtacaatccgcctatgtttggccaaagagcagaagtactctgtcatgggggagacatcagcgaagaagttatgggatacactggaagaaaagtttctaacgaaaagtcttgaaaataggctttatatgaaaaagaaactttatcgattcacgtatgcacccggtatgtcgatgaatgaccatgtgaactcattcaataaaattttagcagacttgctaaatttggatgagaaatttgaagatgaagacaaggcattattattgttgaattcccttcctgatgaatatgatcatcttaccaccacattgcttcatgggaaggacacgatcacatttgatgcagtctgtagtgcgttgtatagatctgagactcgaaagaaagataaa
The sequence above is drawn from the Gossypium hirsutum isolate 1008001.06 chromosome A05, Gossypium_hirsutum_v2.1, whole genome shotgun sequence genome and encodes:
- the LOC121228923 gene encoding probable LRR receptor-like serine/threonine-protein kinase At3g47570 → MLSLKVLDLSNNNISGFIPKSLERLSYLKNFDVSFNILEGEIPNSGCFVNFTAKSFMNNYALCGSRRLQVQPCKNNIPRQNNKALLNAFKYIIPVFGSVIIVVALIIVYKKWKNKSTSLAIVEDPVPIRDWRRISYYQLSRATSGFDDNNFLGSGSFGSVYKGILAEGTEVAVKVFNSDLDEAFRSFDVECEVMGKILHRNLVKVITCCSTIDFKALVLEFMPKGSLEKWLYSDNHALNLLQRINIMIDVASALEYLHFGFLVPVVHCDLKPSNVLLDNDKVAHVGDFGIAKLLGEGDSMKQTLTLATVGYMEPEYGLAGIISVKSDVYSYGILLMETFTRRKPTDEYFSREMDMKHWVKTSLSNGINSVMDPNIVQEKDEYIVIKTIMELALECSS